The Dioscorea cayenensis subsp. rotundata cultivar TDr96_F1 chromosome 18, TDr96_F1_v2_PseudoChromosome.rev07_lg8_w22 25.fasta, whole genome shotgun sequence genome includes the window gataaaaaaaaaactcctccAAGTAAGTATTTATGCAAAAGCCTTCATAGTAGATAAGCACATCCTCTTTTGAGAGCAAATTTATTGGAAGGATTGCCTTCAATCTACCATTGCCAACTATATCAAGTTTGAGTTGAGCACTTGCAACAGCATGTCCTTTTAATATGATCCCTCTAGTATCGGCCCATATTCACTCAAGTCAGCAGTAGAGTTGTTAGCACACCCTTAGgattttcttgcttttacttttgaagaGAGAACTGtgtttttggacttgtatatcAGCTTTTACCACCATTCTGCTCAAAAACAGTCTAAATTATCTTGTTACTGCAAAAGCCATGGTCATTCTTTCCCTCAAGATGACCTAATTTCAAGATATAAGAACAGACAACTCAGCATACACAAAATTGCACAGCAAGAGGGATCGAGATGAAAGTCTAACTAGGAATTCTTGGTAACTAGTCTCCAAAACTTTTGATAAAAATGCTATGATTGTATCTACCAAATACTAAACTATAGAGAACATTATCATCTCTAATCAAAATAGAAACTACAGTGGCACTATATCCAAGTTAGGATGGGAAACATCTTCTGGTTCTTTGCGCCAAACATTAACATTTTTAGAATACCACCCAAACATACTTAAACTTAGCAAGAACTATTCACCAGATTAGTGATCTACAACTTTTCTAAGGAAAGATCGATTTGTTTATCACCTTCCTCAGTGTAAGCcacttttcattcttttttgttcCATGGCTTTTAGCAGGCATTAAACTAGGTAATGAAGCCCAAAGATTGCATGGGACAAATTCACAAAGAAATGATCCTCCAAAACCTGAAAGGATCAGCACAAAGATACAAACAGTACTACCTCAAATAGTTATCCTAACATGAAGCAATTATTGCAAATAAGGTATCTATCATATATCAAATGAATAGATAACTAGAAGGAAATCTGGTGTTTAAAGATGAATCTTAACCACATTTAGAAGAAAACAGTCCAAAGACATCACAGACCATAAATTCAATGAGATGTGAAACATTGTTTTATGTACTGGCATCACCATCTCTGATTTAAAACCAACTTACACTACGCTTTAGTTTTTGCAGTGCAGCTACCAGCAGAGAATGACCAACGATTACAGTCATTTTCTTCACCATATTTTCTCGAGTTATTAAATTTGCCTGAGAAAAGACCATGACTCATTAAAGTCTGCGTGACAAGGAACACAAAAagatgatataatatatataagatgatCACCGTACCTTCAACTCCTGATAATGGAGAAACAATAATTCTTTAGCCAGAGGACATATCTTGTCCTGAATTTCTACAAACAGAGATGTAAATGGCATCCATGGTGAAGAAGGGCCCTTCATTGGATTAGCTTTTAACTGCATACAAATTggtacaaataattaaataagtacaaaaacaaatttaagttgttcagacaaaataaaaaacaggaTGGTGGCATTGCAATGTTGCAGAACCAAAAGTTTAAGATTCCATTAGCAGGCTGGAAAAAATGGGTCAAAATCTCAATGAGTGGGAAGCTAGAAACGTTGCAGCAAAGTTAGTAAACAGCAATGACAAGAGAAAATTAAACTATACTTACAGGGCAAAGAGTAGAAAAGTCTGGCACAATTCCAGGCTGTAGCAGATGGAAACGTAAATCCTTCAGCTCAGACAAATAATCTGGTGAAAAAAACAGCCATATAAATGAAAACACGTAATAACCACAAATAGCATGACCTTCATATCAGTTTCAATACATCTAAAAGTTACCGTGAATACGTGGGGCCAGCTTAAAACTCACAACATACTCTGGATGAATACGTGTGTTCAACTGTGTAGAACAAATCAGGTAATGGTTCGGTCTTACAAAATTATCCACACCAGAGTCGTAGGATGTACTGCTGGGGCAATACAGCTTTGATCCCGGGCGGACTTGTTCAACATTTCCGAGAATTACTCTGCACAAGAGCATATACTGGATTCCTTTTTCGTCAACATCACAAAGATTCACGCTGCAGGTCAACAGAACAAATATACATTATGTTGTTCAAGATTTCAGAAATAGCATTAAATATTCTCTGAAAATTTAATGGACTCTAGAAAACAAGTGCCAGTCATGCAACAGCTGCATGCTTGTATCAAAACGTCCAATCTCCAAGCAAGGTTGCAGAGATACAACAAGTGCAAGTCAGCTTCAAATAAGGTTCTGTTGTGCTTGTCCCTAAAGATGTTGTTTCAGCACAAGCATGATGTAGATGCATGACAGGTTCATGTTTACTCATGCAATTGATGGAGGCATGCCTATCTAACTTTATACTTAATCAAGTTGAAAAGTGCACATTGTAGTACCaactgaaaacgagtttttaCCAAGTTGAAAAGTGCATATTATAGCACCAACTGAAAATGACTTCTTATCAATGAATAAATTACAGATATTTCCTTGATCACAATGGTCAGCAAATGAAAAATGGAagagagaaaattgaaaaaatggcACCTGGCAAAGGAGCGATTTTCTGAGGACATGCAAACCCCAGAGCCCAAAACCCCTTCAGTAGTCTTACCAACCTTGCCAAAACCATGAATCAAAATTCCAACAATGTCTAGCTTATTAGAACCAAACCACCCATATTTCACATTAGCTACCCCATGGATTGATTCAGTTGTTTTTATTTGCCTCTCAAAAGACTGAAGCCTCGCCTGTGCAGCCATATCACTAGGGGCATAGCGATAAATATGCAGTATGTTATTGGCTGTTGCAAAGGGTCCCATCCCTGAGAGAAAAAGATTCTCTGCAAACAGAAATTCTTCACTTTCTCTTTCAAGGTCCTCAATTTTCGTGCGCAAGACATCAGCTGCAGATTGTTGGCGTGAAGCTAGGGCAGTACTTTCCTCCAGAACATGCTTCACAATTTCAGGCTGTGATCGAGATGCTCTCTCCACCTCCAGTCTCTGCAAGTTGCTGCCCATAATCCCAGATTCTGAGGAAGCAGAATCATCACCGACCTCATCAATAAAAACGGTGGGAAAGAAACACTTCTCGGCTTCGTCAATCCATGCAATGGAGCACTGCTTCCTGGTACTCAGATTGATCATGACCATGGAGAGGAAATCAACAAGATGAGACTGACCAGCCATCAATACCTCATTTGACGACCTCCTATCCCGAAACCCTTCTATAAGAATCTGCGTAATTGACTCAGGGAAATTAAACCAGTCACCACCCTTATAGAACATGATACGACGGGGGAGCCCACTCTTGAGATAATTGAAACAATGGTCAGCCAGGCCACGCTGTTGCATGGGGCGGCAATAGCAGCCATGTGCAGAAGGTTCACGTTCCCTACTTACACAGGCAGCCTTACTAGCTCTCTCAGAGCTGCATTCCACAAGCTTGCGCTTAAGACCGGACATATTACCCTTGTTGGGGGATGCCATCAGGAGATAGAATGGCAAGGTAGATGGTGGAAAAACCTAGAAACAAAGCATATGAGACAGAAAAAATCCCATGCTAGATTACAACAATTTACAAGCCCTCCTCCATTGTCTCCGAGATTTCAAACCTAGAGCTAAAGTCAGATAAAGAAACATTCTATGATCGTACACGGTCTGAAAGACTTGGATTTCATTTTTCACCAAGAGCAGTTGAATCAGAATCCCTGCCAAAACCAAAGCGCTCCACAGAATCACCACAcataaaaatctcaaaaaattaagggggaaagaaaaacaagtactCTCATCCCGTCCATGTTTCTGGATATCAATCCAAAAGACCTAAATTATAAACTAGGGTAGTTTTGGGAAGATAaattcttcaattaaaaaatggTGCTGTTCCAATTTACATCTAATTAAAATGATTCCTTTATCAATCAAATGGGTTTCCCAAACtccaaaaaaccctaaaatgaaGTTGGTTTCCAATTGTGGGACATAGGCACCCAGGTTCACTCTCCACCAAACcttaattatcaaaattctcTTTCTTCCCCTCAATCACCCTACGAAGGTTATACAACGAGAAtcccaaacaaaaacaactcaacaaaaaacccaaaaaaataaaaaggaagaaaaaaagcaaaacttTAACCAAGATCCATCACTCTAATCTCCAAATCAAGCTCTCCAACTCCCAAAAAATACAGAAAGAACATAGAATTCAACATCAAAGCCAAAAACAACACTCTTAACTCCAAAAGGATCGCAATTCGAACCAcccaaagataaaaaaaacacaggGAATGGTTAAACATATATGGAATGCAGCGAAATCGAAGGGCTTACAACGATCCTTTCAAGAAGTGGCAAAGATCAGGGCGGATAACTCGTCGGGCACGGCGGTGATCGGCCGGAGAGCGGTGGCGGTGGTGGGGTATATATTTGAGGGTAAGACTAAAGAGTGAAAGTTACGGGAAGGGTATCGAATCGAGGAACTATTGAAGTTGATAAGGCCGATGATGGGCCCCGGGAATACAATTATTAAGTGGGCTTTTGAAAGAATTAGTGACGCATGCTGGCCCATGGTTTTATTCTTcactttttatcattattttgttatttatttatttatttttgggaataAAATCGATACCACTTCACTGTATACCCTCTAATGGAAGGAATCGTATTCCCCACCACTCTAAATTGTAAGACAGGGAGATTTATTATTGTAGAGTTGTgaatcttaatatattattttaacataaatgATATGCCTAATTGCTCTGCGTATTAACCCATCTTACATAGTAAACCACTGCAACTAATACATTATTGTATTTGTCTATCTTTTGACAAATTTTTATGAGGTTACGTTTGTAGCTAttcattaaaaaccaaatacGATGCAAAAATTAATagacaacaaaaagaagaaaatgaacatTGGTTTTAATTCAATATCTGATTAACAATAATCAGAACTTGACatgtttttaaatgattttatttttttatttattaattggaAATGTACGAAAAAGCAATTATTAATGCTAATTACCAACATAAGTATCCGAACTCATTCCTAGATTACAAACAAGCAACCTAGAATACAATAACTAGATCTTTTTTacgtttttaattaattaatcacaattattaattaacattaaaaatattaatttttaaaacaattattttaattagtattaattgaTGTAATacttattaatttcatataaaaataatgtttataaaataaactcaaCCAACCCAACGAAACTCCAGCAAAGATAAGCACGTACCTTAtggagtaaataaaaatataatgagtGCAATTAGATGTTAAGTTCATTTAACACATGTATACTTGATATAATTAGAGTAAAATAGTCTTATTGCTTATTGCTTGCTGTAGTAAAATTCCCTTTAACAGGTTAATATTTTGCCAATAATAGTAACCTTTTATGGGATAGCTCAGCAAATTTGAGTTTAGATGTGTAAAATCAGGTACATGTTTAGCTTAAATATGAAGCTATTTCCAATATTTACTTGCAAGCAATTATCATAATCAatgcatgtttttatttaactaatacTTAAAAAGTTAATTACAAACTAAGTAACAAGGAGACATCACATCTGCAGGGATATATCTGTGGAGAAAAACCACAAATGATATATGATCAGTTGTATTTCTCTAACAGAAATTAACAGTTAATCACACAATTAATAAGAAAACCAGATTTACATAtgtccaataattttttttaataagatgaGTGGCTAGATCGTTTAGAAAAATAGGGATGTGCACAAACCTCGGCGAAACAAGTGGATTGAAGCTCATACACACGTGAACGCTGAGACCACCTCGTATTACTCATGCTTTCAAAAATATACTATCATCCGTGATTCAAACTCACATCATTTGTGAAAGATTTTAACGGACTGGATATCAATGATTAGACTTACCAAGAATTAAGTtactaaaaaaaacagaagCATCCAACTCAAAGCAATTAATTATATGCAAAGATAATATCATCAGAAGATCTCTTCATTGAATTCAGAAATATTGAAAGATAATATCACCAGCATACATGAAAGGTTATTCATTTCCAAATTCTGTTGGAAAAGGTTGATCTTTCTACAGAAAAATCAATAATACGAAGTCCATTTATAGACATTCGTTTAAGAATGTTTTCATTGAATTATGAATAGCAAAGAGAATACCATGGGAAGATacaaaagttcaatgaaactcTTCAATGACCTCCATTATATGAT containing:
- the LOC120281636 gene encoding inactive poly [ADP-ribose] polymerase RCD1-like isoform X1; the protein is MASPNKGNMSGLKRKLVECSSERASKAACVSREREPSAHGCYCRPMQQRGLADHCFNYLKSGLPRRIMFYKGGDWFNFPESITQILIEGFRDRRSSNEVLMAGQSHLVDFLSMVMINLSTRKQCSIAWIDEAEKCFFPTVFIDEVGDDSASSESGIMGSNLQRLEVERASRSQPEIVKHVLEESTALASRQQSAADVLRTKIEDLERESEEFLFAENLFLSGMGPFATANNILHIYRYAPSDMAAQARLQSFERQIKTTESIHGVANVKYGWFGSNKLDIVGILIHGFGKVGKTTEGVLGSGVCMSSENRSFASVNLCDVDEKGIQYMLLCRVILGNVEQVRPGSKLYCPSSTSYDSGVDNFVRPNHYLICSTQLNTRIHPEYVVSFKLAPRIHDYLSELKDLRFHLLQPGIVPDFSTLCPLKANPMKGPSSPWMPFTSLFVEIQDKICPLAKELLFLHYQELKANLITRENMVKKMTVIVGHSLLVAALQKLKRSQPSSWFDSSPAEVKADILPVTNSKNDSGRLIIEKNECTSTNVPNTSLVKELGDSPATKLDANDSVASTKKTNGIAV
- the LOC120281636 gene encoding inactive poly [ADP-ribose] polymerase RCD1-like isoform X2; translation: MASPNKGNMSGLKRKLVECSSERASKAACVSREREPSAHGCYCRPMQQRGLADHCFNYLKSGLPRRIMFYKGGDWFNFPESITQILIEGFRDRRSSNEVLMAGQSHLVDFLSMVMINLSTRKQCSIAWIDEAEKCFFPTVFIDEVGDDSASSESGIMGSNLQRLEVERASRSQPEIVKHVLEESTALASRQQSAADVLRTKIEDLERESEEFLFAENLFLSGMGPFATANNILHIYRYAPSDMAAQARLQSFERQIKTTESIHGVANVKYGWFGSNKLDIVGILIHGFGKVGKTTEGVLGSGVCMSSENRSFASVNLCDVDEKGIQYMLLCRVILGNVEQVRPGSKLYCPSSTSYDSGVDNFVRPNHYLICSTQLNTRIHPEYVVSFKLAPRIHDYLSELKDLRFHLLQPGIVPDFSTLCPLKANPMKGPSSPWMPFTSLFVEIQDKICPLAKELLFLHYQELKANLITRENMVKKMTVIVGHSLLVAALQKLKRSPSSWFDSSPAEVKADILPVTNSKNDSGRLIIEKNECTSTNVPNTSLVKELGDSPATKLDANDSVASTKKTNGIAV